The Dethiobacter alkaliphilus AHT 1 genomic sequence TGACTTCCGTTCTGCCCAGACCCTCAAATACATAAATCTTATTTGTTTTGGCCCTCTCCACTGTGCCGTCGGCATGGATAACCGCCACCGGATCCCCCGGCGTCAGTGAGCCCCGCAGGACACGGCCGATGGCATATTTGCCCACATAGTTGTCATAGGCCAGGTTGGCCACCAGCATCTGAAAAGGCTGTGCCGGGTCACCGGCGGGAGAAGGAACATGCTTTACAATTATTTCAAAGAGCGGTTCCAATGTATCGGTCAGCTCTTCCGGTTCCGGTCCGGAGACACCATCCCGGGCCGAAGCATAAATCACCGGAAAATCCAGCTGTTCATCATCGGCACCCAGTTCAGCAAACAAATCAAAAGCCATGTCCACCACTTCCAGCGGGCGGGCATCGCTTCTGTCAACCTTATTAACCACCACAATGGGGCGCAGTCCCAACTCCAGCGCTTTGCGCAGCACAAAACGGGTTTGCGGCATGGGCCCTTCAAAGGCATCCACCACTAATAGGACACCGTCCACCATAGACAGGGCCCGTTCAACTTCCCCGCCAAAGTCCGCATGACCCGGTGTATCAACGATGTTAATCTTTACTCCTTTATAATTAACTGCAGTGTTTTTGGCGAGAATGGTAATACCACGCTCCCTCTCCAGGTCATTGGAGTCCATGACCCGCTCCACCACTTCTTCATTACTGCGAAAAATTCCGCTTTGCTTTAACATGCTGTCCACCAGTGTGGTTTTGCCATGATCAACGTGGGCGATAATGGCCAGATTGCGAATTTCCATTTTCTTTCCTCCCAAAATGCATATCTTTTAAAGTATATCAGTTAGGAAGATAACACACAAGAAATATTTTGCCCAGGCAGGAAAGCCCTGTGTTTTGGGGAATTATACGGAAGAGACAGGATAAACACGGAGGCCTTTCATGACAGTACTTACCTTAAATCAGATATCTAAAGCTTACGGTGCCGAGGTGATTTGTGAGCGCGTCTCGTTTCAGCTGCACCAGGGGGAGCGGGTAGGACTTGTGGGCCCCAACGGTGCCGGAAAAACTACACTACTTCGGATTATTACCGGACAGGAGTCTGCCGATGGGGGCACCATAACCCTGGCTCGCGGTACTACGGTGGGTTATCTGGAGCAGGGCACCAGCGCTGTGGTTCAGGGAACCATGGAGGAAGAACTGCGGCGTGCCTTTGGTACACTGGAGCAGTTGGCAGAGCGTATAAGGATTCTGGAAGAAAAGATGAGCAGCTCTCACAATGAAGGAAGCCCCGCAGAGTTGGAGTCGGTGATGGAAGAGTACGGCACGCTCAGGCAGCAATACGAGGCCCTGGGTGGTTATAGTGCCGAATCCCGGCTGCGGGCTGTTACTGTGGGCCTTGGCTTTGATGCCGATGACTTAAAAAGGCCGGTGGAGACTTTTTCCGGCGGGGAGCGTACCCGTCTGCGCCTGGGACGGCTGCTTCTGGAAGAACCGGATTTGCTGTTATTGGATGAGCCCACAAACCATCTGGATATGGCAGCGGTGGAATGGTTGGAACGGTACCTGACAGAGTGGCGCGGCTGTGTTTTGGTGGTTTCTCACGACCGTTATTTTCTGGACCGCGTGGCGCGCAGGATTTTGGCTCTGGAAAATCAACAACTAAAAAGCTACAACGGTAATTATTCCGCCTATATCTCCCAGCGGGAAGTGGAGAAGGTGACCCAGGAGAAGGCCTTTCGCAAACAGCAGGATTATATCACCAAAGAAGCGGCATATATCCGCACCATGGGTACCGGTGAGCGGGAAAAAAGACAGGCCAAGAGCCGGCAAAAGCGCCTGGATAAACTGGAAGTGGTGGATAAGCCTCAACAGGGCAAATCCATGGCCTTGGATTTCGGATTTTCCGGACGCAGCGGTGATATTGCGGTGCGGCTTGAACATGTAGCCAAGCGCTTTGAAAATAATACGGTGTTTAGTGATGTAAATGTGGAATTGCGCTGGGGGCGCCGTGTGGCGCTTGTGGGCCCAAACGGGGCCGGCAAGTCCACTCTTTTGAAAATCATTGCCGGGGAACTTCAGCCCGATGAGGGTTCTGTGTGGCTGGGACCCAGCGTGCAAATGATTTATTTTGATCAGCATCAGCAGGATGTGGCTCCGCAGAAAACTCCGTTGGATGAAATCATGGATGCTTCCGGCATGACGCTTGCCGAGGCCCGCAACTATCTGGGGCGCTTTTTATTTAGCGGTGACGATGTTTTTAAGCGCAATGCCGATTTAAGCGGCGGGGAGCGCAGCCGGTTGGCCCTGGCCAAACTGGGTCTGGATGCAGGTAATTTTCTGGTGCTGGACGAGCCCACCAACCATCTGGATATTCGCGGTGTGGAGGAGCTGGAAAGTGCTTTGGAGCATTTTCCGGGAACTCTGTTGGTGGTAACCCATGACCGCTATTTTATCAAGCGAACCACCGAACATATACTGGATGTCCGTGACGGCAGCGTACGTTATTATAAAATGCCCTACCAGGAGTATGTGGAAAAGCGGGATCAGGAAGAGCAAAGTATTGAACAACCACAAAAAGATGACAAGCGCCTCCGCCAGGAAGCTCAGAAACAAAAGCGGGAAGAGGAGTTGGCTAAACGCCGCAGGCGGCGGAAACTGGAGCAGTCTATTCTGGAAACTGAGGAAGAAATAAGCCGGGTGGAAGAGCGCATTAATGAGCTGGAAGCTGAACTGGCCTGTCCGGAAGTGTTTGAGGATTACAAACTGGCCTCAGAAAAGGGGCAGGAAATGGAAGAGTTAA encodes the following:
- a CDS encoding ABC-F family ATP-binding cassette domain-containing protein, giving the protein MTVLTLNQISKAYGAEVICERVSFQLHQGERVGLVGPNGAGKTTLLRIITGQESADGGTITLARGTTVGYLEQGTSAVVQGTMEEELRRAFGTLEQLAERIRILEEKMSSSHNEGSPAELESVMEEYGTLRQQYEALGGYSAESRLRAVTVGLGFDADDLKRPVETFSGGERTRLRLGRLLLEEPDLLLLDEPTNHLDMAAVEWLERYLTEWRGCVLVVSHDRYFLDRVARRILALENQQLKSYNGNYSAYISQREVEKVTQEKAFRKQQDYITKEAAYIRTMGTGEREKRQAKSRQKRLDKLEVVDKPQQGKSMALDFGFSGRSGDIAVRLEHVAKRFENNTVFSDVNVELRWGRRVALVGPNGAGKSTLLKIIAGELQPDEGSVWLGPSVQMIYFDQHQQDVAPQKTPLDEIMDASGMTLAEARNYLGRFLFSGDDVFKRNADLSGGERSRLALAKLGLDAGNFLVLDEPTNHLDIRGVEELESALEHFPGTLLVVTHDRYFIKRTTEHILDVRDGSVRYYKMPYQEYVEKRDQEEQSIEQPQKDDKRLRQEAQKQKREEELAKRRRRRKLEQSILETEEEISRVEERINELEAELACPEVFEDYKLASEKGQEMEELKAMLEKLFASWEEYTILLEEG